One genomic segment of Rubeoparvulum massiliense includes these proteins:
- the ftsZ gene encoding cell division protein FtsZ has translation MLQFDMDVDTLARIKVIGCGGGGSNAVNRMIEAGVQGVEFIAVNTDAQALQLSKAPHKLQIGEKLTRGLGAGANPEVGKKAAEESRESIVNALKGADMVFVTAGMGGGTGTGAAPVIAEIAREVGSLTVGVVTRPFTFEGRKRMMQAINGIEALKEKVDTLIVIPNDRLLEIVDKNTPMLEAFREADNVLRQGVQGISDLIAVPGLINLDFADVKAIMSEKGSALMGIGIATGENRAAEAAKKAICSPLLETSIDGAHGVLMNITGGSNLSLYEVNEAADIVSSSADRDVNMIFGAVINEDLEDEIVVTVIATGFDETKQQPVTREERHLHSANRRPSRLEEELEPTNLGDDLNNLEIPAFLRERRRRNRP, from the coding sequence ATGTTACAGTTTGATATGGACGTAGATACATTAGCCCGAATTAAGGTAATCGGCTGTGGTGGCGGTGGCAGCAATGCGGTCAATCGAATGATTGAAGCAGGTGTTCAAGGTGTTGAATTTATCGCTGTGAATACGGATGCACAAGCACTTCAACTCTCCAAGGCTCCCCATAAACTTCAAATTGGGGAAAAGTTGACCCGTGGTTTAGGAGCGGGTGCTAATCCAGAGGTTGGAAAAAAAGCTGCTGAGGAGAGCAGAGAGAGCATCGTCAATGCACTAAAAGGTGCAGACATGGTCTTCGTTACAGCAGGAATGGGAGGCGGTACAGGAACTGGTGCTGCTCCTGTTATTGCTGAGATCGCTAGGGAAGTTGGCTCCCTTACTGTTGGAGTTGTGACACGTCCTTTTACCTTTGAAGGACGAAAGCGTATGATGCAAGCGATCAACGGAATTGAAGCTCTGAAAGAAAAAGTAGATACATTGATCGTTATCCCCAATGATCGTTTGCTCGAGATCGTTGATAAGAACACCCCGATGCTTGAAGCTTTTCGTGAGGCAGATAATGTGCTGCGCCAAGGTGTTCAGGGGATCTCTGATTTAATTGCTGTACCCGGCTTAATCAATCTCGACTTTGCTGACGTAAAGGCAATTATGAGTGAAAAAGGTTCAGCCTTGATGGGGATCGGTATTGCCACAGGGGAGAACCGCGCTGCTGAAGCTGCGAAGAAGGCCATTTGTAGCCCATTACTGGAAACTTCCATCGATGGCGCCCATGGCGTTCTGATGAATATTACAGGGGGCTCGAATTTGAGTCTATACGAAGTGAATGAAGCAGCAGATATTGTTTCTTCTTCAGCTGACCGCGATGTTAATATGATTTTCGGTGCTGTAATCAATGAGGATCTTGAGGATGAGATTGTTGTCACTGTGATCGCTACTGGTTTTGATGAGACCAAGCAGCAACCGGTAACAAGAGAGGAACGGCATCTCCATAGTGCTAATCGACGTCCAAGTCGCTTAGAAGAGGAATTGGAACCGACTAATTTGGGTGATGATCTAAATAATCTAGAGATTCCTGCTTTCCTTCGCGAGCGTCGTCGTCGCAATCGTCCTTAA
- the ftsA gene encoding cell division protein FtsA, translating to MSNNEYVVSLDIGTSKIRVIIAEKSSGSIHIIGVGTADSKGIKKGSIVDIDQTVQAIRQAVENAERMVALPIHEVYIGIAGNHIELTPTHGVVAVSSEDREIRDEDIDRVMNAARVVNISPEREIIDVIPTQYIVDGLDGINDPLGMVGVRLEMEGIIVSGSKTMMQNLIRCVKRADLEITGVILQPYATSMLALSDDEKNLGVVLADIGAGSTTISIFDQGSLVATSVIPLGGDMITNDIAIGLRTQTDVAEKVKLKYGCALVEDALESETFRVPRIGSNVEKEFDQIDLAHIIEARLVEIYEMIEKEVKRLGFREEIPGGYVLTGGVMAMPGALDLARDILQTSVRVAVPDYIGVRTPAFTAGVGLVKYAFQKSRKRRTLTTTASPATYAAPSNRNTQNVDDESSEGFFDKMKNWLKEFI from the coding sequence ATGAGCAACAATGAATATGTGGTTAGTTTAGATATAGGTACATCAAAAATACGCGTAATCATTGCTGAAAAGAGCAGTGGATCCATTCATATTATTGGTGTTGGAACAGCAGATTCCAAGGGGATAAAAAAAGGTTCCATCGTGGATATTGATCAAACAGTACAAGCGATCCGTCAGGCTGTAGAGAACGCCGAACGGATGGTTGCACTCCCAATCCATGAGGTATACATAGGTATTGCAGGTAACCATATAGAATTGACTCCAACACATGGTGTCGTTGCTGTATCCAGTGAAGATCGGGAGATTCGCGATGAGGATATTGATCGTGTAATGAATGCAGCGCGGGTTGTTAATATTTCACCAGAACGTGAAATTATTGATGTCATACCTACACAATATATTGTGGATGGACTAGATGGCATTAATGATCCATTAGGGATGGTTGGTGTTCGTCTCGAAATGGAAGGCATCATTGTATCCGGCTCCAAGACGATGATGCAGAATTTGATTCGGTGTGTAAAGCGAGCAGATCTAGAGATTACTGGGGTAATTTTGCAGCCATATGCCACGAGTATGCTAGCTCTATCTGATGATGAGAAGAATTTAGGTGTTGTTCTCGCTGATATTGGAGCAGGCTCAACCACCATTTCTATTTTTGATCAGGGCTCTTTAGTTGCAACCTCTGTAATTCCTCTTGGTGGCGATATGATTACCAATGATATCGCCATTGGATTAAGGACTCAAACTGATGTGGCTGAAAAGGTGAAATTGAAATACGGCTGTGCTTTGGTAGAGGATGCTCTTGAATCTGAAACATTCCGTGTTCCAAGGATTGGCAGTAATGTGGAGAAGGAATTTGACCAGATTGATCTTGCCCATATTATTGAGGCACGTCTCGTTGAAATCTATGAAATGATTGAAAAAGAGGTTAAGCGTCTAGGGTTTCGTGAAGAGATTCCTGGAGGCTATGTGCTAACAGGTGGTGTAATGGCGATGCCAGGTGCCCTTGATCTAGCGCGGGATATTTTACAGACCTCGGTTCGCGTAGCTGTGCCAGATTATATTGGTGTGCGCACACCTGCATTTACAGCAGGCGTGGGTTTGGTTAAATATGCTTTTCAGAAAAGCCGCAAACGTAGAACGTTGACCACGACTGCATCCCCTGCTACCTATGCAGCACCAAGTAATCGTAATACACAAAATGTTGATGATGAAAGCTCAGAAGGCTTTTTCGATAAGATGAAGAATTGGTTAAAAGAATTTATCTAG
- a CDS encoding cell division protein FtsQ/DivIB — protein sequence MAIPHAQPEPQKKRKNYRLLFLLLFFFVLIFVILFLRSPWSKIDTIRIVGNELLTDEEILSYAKLHPGINFFELRTGEVIRLLEELDEVKEVQIKKSFPGKLLLQITEYERVALWKEDGKLYPLLGNGVILKSIDWTSRYVDRPLITTWSDTTLLPELGIKLDRLDEAILQSMSEVILVPTEKEPDRIHIYMRDGNETVTSLRYLEKMQRYLEITSVMGTEKGVIYLLEAAWFQPYDLLNENKDLDSSGE from the coding sequence ATGGCTATCCCACATGCGCAACCAGAACCACAAAAGAAACGTAAGAATTATCGACTCCTTTTTCTTTTGCTTTTTTTCTTTGTTCTCATATTCGTTATTCTTTTTCTGCGTTCACCTTGGAGTAAAATTGACACCATACGAATTGTTGGCAATGAGTTACTCACCGATGAGGAGATCCTCTCCTATGCCAAATTACATCCTGGTATCAATTTTTTTGAATTACGTACAGGAGAAGTAATACGCTTACTAGAAGAATTAGATGAGGTGAAAGAAGTTCAGATTAAAAAAAGCTTTCCAGGGAAGCTATTACTTCAGATCACCGAGTACGAACGAGTCGCTCTATGGAAAGAGGATGGAAAACTTTACCCCTTATTAGGAAATGGGGTTATTTTAAAGTCCATTGATTGGACAAGCCGTTATGTGGATCGACCATTAATCACCACTTGGTCAGATACCACACTGTTGCCTGAGCTAGGGATCAAGTTAGATCGTCTCGATGAAGCGATTCTACAATCCATGTCAGAAGTGATTCTCGTTCCAACGGAGAAGGAACCTGATCGGATTCACATCTATATGAGAGATGGTAATGAAACAGTTACTTCATTACGCTATCTGGAAAAAATGCAACGCTATTTAGAGATTACCAGTGTCATGGGAACGGAGAAAGGGGTTATCTATTTACTTGAAGCAGCATGGTTTCAACCCTACGATCTTCTAAACGAGAATAAAGACCTAGATTCCTCTGGCGAATGA
- the murB gene encoding UDP-N-acetylmuramate dehydrogenase, translated as MLQNAIKELHEAKVGTIVCNEIMARYTTWKVGGPADLFLVIQDKAALQRTIEILHRHEIPWLVLGKGSNILVSDLGIRGAVIKLDRFNQLEIMDTRIQVGAGYSMVNLAITAGKAGLTGLEFAGGIPGTVGGACYMNAGAHGSNMAAVCEMVEVVTETGKILHLTNREMQFAYRTSILQEKPWIVTELHFQLQKGDRKEIAAALASYKDRRRKTQPLKEACAGSVFRNPEGDHAGRLIEAAGLKGFSLGDAQVSTIHANFIVNRGKASAADIEQLISHVQQEIKRQFGIQLETEVLRVGEHLTM; from the coding sequence ATGTTACAGAATGCCATCAAGGAGCTACATGAAGCGAAAGTGGGTACCATCGTATGTAATGAAATCATGGCAAGGTATACCACATGGAAGGTTGGGGGTCCTGCTGACCTCTTCCTCGTGATCCAAGACAAAGCTGCACTTCAGCGCACGATTGAAATCCTACATCGCCATGAAATTCCTTGGCTTGTTCTGGGAAAGGGATCCAATATCCTTGTTTCTGATCTTGGAATTCGCGGTGCTGTGATAAAATTAGATCGCTTTAATCAATTAGAGATCATGGATACTCGGATTCAAGTAGGTGCTGGCTATTCCATGGTCAATTTAGCCATAACCGCTGGCAAAGCAGGATTAACAGGATTGGAGTTTGCAGGAGGAATTCCAGGTACTGTAGGAGGTGCCTGCTATATGAATGCAGGTGCCCATGGATCAAATATGGCTGCCGTATGCGAAATGGTAGAAGTGGTGACCGAAACTGGTAAAATTCTGCATCTTACCAATCGTGAGATGCAGTTTGCATATCGTACTTCCATTCTTCAAGAAAAACCTTGGATTGTAACAGAGCTACATTTTCAATTGCAGAAAGGTGATCGTAAGGAGATCGCTGCAGCGCTTGCTAGCTATAAGGATCGTCGACGAAAAACACAGCCACTCAAAGAAGCCTGTGCTGGTAGTGTGTTCCGAAATCCTGAAGGAGATCATGCAGGCCGCTTAATTGAAGCAGCAGGCTTAAAAGGTTTTTCGTTGGGTGATGCACAAGTATCCACCATTCATGCAAATTTTATTGTGAATCGTGGAAAAGCATCAGCAGCAGATATTGAACAGCTTATTAGCCATGTTCAACAAGAGATTAAACGACAATTTGGTATTCAATTGGAAACAGAGGTCTTGCGTGTTGGTGAACATCTAACAATGTAG
- the murG gene encoding undecaprenyldiphospho-muramoylpentapeptide beta-N-acetylglucosaminyltransferase, whose protein sequence is MKIVLSGGGTGGHIYPALAILKEVQRQEPDSQFLFIGTAKGLESELVPKAGIPFKSIEISGFKRKLTLENLKVIQQFIKSTYLAKKMLREFQPDVVVGTGGYVCGPVVYAAHRLGIPTMIHEQNVIPGVTNRFLARYVDRIAISLEGVRGYFPKKKVVLTGNPRASEVVSVQNSEGKEELNIPIPPERRIVLIVGGSRGARPINEAAVQMIPYMVMHPDLHFILQTGDANYSMVEKLIKDEQLTIPENLTILPYIYQMPELLARTSCIINRAGASTIAEITALGIPSILIPSPYVTNNHQEKNAVWLEEAGASIMILEPHLTGTLLFDTVLQIMNNPTCMETMSIAAKKLGIPDASQRFYLEMMKLLPKR, encoded by the coding sequence ATGAAGATCGTATTATCTGGTGGAGGAACTGGTGGTCATATTTATCCAGCCTTAGCGATATTAAAAGAAGTACAGCGACAGGAACCTGATTCACAGTTTCTTTTTATTGGAACTGCCAAAGGCCTTGAAAGCGAATTGGTACCAAAGGCTGGAATTCCATTTAAAAGTATTGAGATATCAGGATTTAAAAGAAAGCTGACACTGGAAAATCTCAAAGTGATTCAGCAGTTCATCAAGTCAACGTATCTGGCGAAAAAGATGCTGCGAGAGTTTCAGCCAGATGTTGTTGTTGGAACAGGCGGATATGTTTGCGGTCCCGTTGTTTATGCTGCCCATCGTTTGGGAATTCCTACGATGATTCATGAGCAGAATGTAATACCAGGGGTAACCAATCGCTTTCTAGCACGGTATGTGGATCGGATTGCCATTAGTCTTGAGGGAGTCCGTGGGTATTTTCCAAAGAAAAAGGTAGTCTTAACTGGCAATCCTAGAGCTTCAGAAGTGGTCTCTGTTCAGAATAGTGAGGGCAAGGAAGAATTGAATATACCAATTCCCCCAGAGCGTCGTATTGTGCTTATTGTAGGTGGAAGTCGTGGTGCGAGACCAATCAATGAGGCTGCTGTTCAGATGATTCCCTATATGGTAATGCATCCTGATCTTCATTTTATCTTACAAACAGGCGATGCTAACTATTCCATGGTAGAAAAATTGATCAAGGATGAACAGCTTACGATTCCAGAGAATCTCACCATCCTTCCTTATATTTATCAGATGCCTGAACTACTTGCCCGTACCTCTTGTATCATAAATCGTGCAGGTGCATCAACCATTGCTGAGATTACTGCACTTGGAATCCCAAGTATTTTGATCCCGTCCCCTTACGTTACGAATAATCATCAGGAGAAGAATGCTGTGTGGCTTGAAGAAGCAGGTGCTTCCATCATGATTCTAGAGCCACATTTGACTGGGACATTGCTTTTTGATACAGTGTTACAAATTATGAATAACCCTACATGTATGGAGACCATGAGTATTGCAGCCAAAAAGCTAGGAATTCCCGATGCAAGTCAACGCTTTTATCTGGAAATGATGAAGCTATTACCGAAGAGATAG
- the spoVE gene encoding stage V sporulation protein E has protein sequence MAKTVRPPDLLLLIATCALLAVGVVMVYSSSAVIAQETFGDGLFYVKRQLLFAGIGLFLMFVVMKVDYWRWQRWSQLLLIICFVLLLLVLIPGVGLQRGGARSWLGIGAFSIQPSEFMKLAMILFISRWLSDYGERIIHFRKGVLPLLLLSGSAFALIMMQPDLGTGTVMMGTVLVLIYIAGARLAHLFGLALLGIVGFVALVLAAPYRIARILAFLDPWQDPLGSGYHLIQSLYAIGPGGFTGLGLGMSRQKFSYLPEPYNDFIFSILAEELGFIGVATVLGLFMIVLWRGISIAFAAPDRFGSFLAAGIVGLIAIQVVINLGVVSGMFPVTGITLPLISYGGSSLTLILLSLGVLLNISRFSRL, from the coding sequence GTGGCCAAAACGGTACGACCCCCTGATTTACTATTGCTTATTGCCACCTGTGCTTTGCTAGCAGTGGGTGTGGTGATGGTATATAGTTCAAGTGCTGTTATCGCTCAAGAAACATTTGGCGATGGGCTTTTCTATGTAAAAAGGCAACTGCTCTTTGCAGGAATTGGACTATTCCTCATGTTTGTAGTCATGAAAGTAGATTATTGGCGTTGGCAACGCTGGTCCCAACTGCTTCTTATTATCTGTTTTGTTTTACTTCTACTTGTGTTAATTCCCGGTGTAGGATTACAGCGGGGTGGGGCTCGTAGTTGGTTAGGGATCGGTGCTTTTTCCATACAACCTTCTGAGTTTATGAAGCTAGCGATGATTTTATTTATCTCACGTTGGCTCTCCGATTACGGGGAACGAATTATCCACTTCCGGAAGGGTGTCTTACCCCTGTTGCTCTTATCAGGAAGCGCTTTTGCTTTGATTATGATGCAGCCTGATCTTGGAACAGGAACGGTGATGATGGGAACAGTGCTTGTCCTTATCTACATCGCTGGGGCACGTCTTGCACATCTTTTTGGTTTGGCCTTGCTAGGCATCGTAGGTTTTGTGGCCTTGGTTCTAGCGGCTCCCTATCGAATTGCCCGAATTTTGGCCTTTTTAGATCCGTGGCAAGATCCATTGGGCAGTGGCTATCATTTAATTCAATCCTTGTATGCTATTGGGCCAGGAGGCTTTACAGGTCTTGGATTAGGGATGAGTAGGCAAAAGTTTTCCTATCTACCTGAACCGTATAATGATTTTATTTTCTCCATCCTTGCAGAGGAATTAGGCTTTATTGGAGTTGCTACAGTACTCGGACTTTTTATGATTGTTTTATGGCGGGGAATTTCCATTGCCTTTGCTGCACCAGACCGATTTGGTAGCTTTTTGGCAGCAGGTATTGTAGGCTTGATTGCGATTCAAGTTGTAATCAATCTTGGGGTTGTCTCAGGAATGTTTCCTGTAACAGGTATTACACTACCACTCATTAGTTACGGTGGCTCATCGCTGACGTTGATTCTTTTATCCCTTGGAGTTTTGCTAAACATTTCGCGATTTTCTCGACTTTAG
- the murD gene encoding UDP-N-acetylmuramoyl-L-alanine--D-glutamate ligase, with translation MNEEKSKVFHNQHILVLGMAKSGFVAAQVLHSLGAKVIVNEKKPREEVPEAAALEEMGIQVHCGGHPEEVYAQPFDLVVKNPGIPYDIPPIRWAQEHGIPIITEVEFASRLTESSIIGITGSNGKTTTTTLVGEMLAQSGLPVHVAGNIGTVLTSVAMESQRNDWLVTELSSFQLEGTSQFYPHIAALLNIFDAHLDFHKTKEAYIAAKMKLFQNQTSTDWAIFNGEQEISYKLAKQVASQVCFFHTYEEVEQGAYLKNGKVYFKYAKQVPIPIIEESEIQLKGMHNIANILAAICMTLLAGGKVEAIQQVLRNFQGVEHRLEYVRTLQDVRYYNDSKATNVEAAIQAVSAFDEPLIWIAGGLDRGHSFEGLRPYLQHVRAMVVYGQTAERFKEFGESAQIPTIIQVNDVKAAVTASAKLANKGDVVLLSPACASWDMYSCFEERGHIFKEAVHNL, from the coding sequence ATGAATGAAGAGAAAAGCAAGGTTTTTCATAACCAACATATCCTAGTGCTTGGTATGGCGAAAAGCGGATTTGTTGCTGCTCAAGTTTTACATTCACTAGGTGCTAAGGTTATTGTCAACGAAAAGAAACCACGGGAAGAGGTTCCTGAAGCTGCCGCTCTAGAAGAGATGGGGATTCAGGTTCATTGCGGTGGTCATCCTGAGGAGGTCTATGCGCAACCTTTTGATCTGGTTGTGAAAAATCCAGGGATTCCTTATGATATTCCTCCTATTCGTTGGGCCCAGGAACATGGTATTCCTATCATCACCGAGGTGGAATTTGCCAGTCGCCTGACAGAGTCATCGATCATTGGAATTACAGGTTCCAATGGGAAGACAACAACAACTACACTGGTTGGTGAGATGCTCGCTCAATCTGGATTACCTGTACATGTTGCAGGAAATATTGGAACGGTTCTCACCTCTGTTGCCATGGAGAGCCAACGGAATGATTGGTTAGTTACAGAATTGAGTAGCTTTCAACTGGAAGGGACAAGCCAATTCTATCCACATATTGCTGCTTTACTCAACATCTTTGATGCCCACTTAGATTTTCATAAAACTAAGGAAGCCTATATCGCAGCGAAAATGAAGCTTTTTCAAAATCAAACCAGCACCGATTGGGCCATCTTCAATGGTGAACAGGAGATTTCATATAAGCTGGCAAAGCAAGTGGCATCACAAGTCTGCTTCTTTCATACCTATGAAGAGGTTGAACAGGGTGCCTATTTAAAGAATGGCAAGGTCTATTTTAAATACGCCAAGCAGGTCCCCATCCCCATTATTGAGGAAAGTGAGATTCAGCTGAAGGGTATGCATAATATTGCCAATATCCTCGCTGCGATTTGTATGACACTACTAGCAGGAGGAAAGGTAGAAGCGATTCAACAAGTTCTCCGAAATTTCCAAGGGGTAGAACATCGGCTTGAGTATGTTCGAACCCTTCAAGATGTTCGTTACTATAATGACTCCAAGGCAACCAATGTAGAAGCAGCAATTCAAGCAGTATCAGCTTTTGATGAACCGCTTATCTGGATTGCAGGTGGCTTAGATCGCGGTCACTCCTTTGAGGGATTACGCCCTTATCTTCAGCATGTTCGGGCCATGGTTGTCTATGGTCAGACGGCAGAACGTTTTAAAGAATTCGGAGAGTCTGCGCAGATTCCTACGATTATTCAGGTGAATGATGTGAAAGCAGCGGTTACAGCAAGTGCCAAGCTTGCAAATAAAGGTGATGTGGTTCTACTATCTCCTGCCTGTGCGAGCTGGGATATGTATTCATGCTTTGAAGAAAGAGGGCATATTTTCAAGGAGGCCGTGCATAACCTGTAA
- the mraY gene encoding phospho-N-acetylmuramoyl-pentapeptide-transferase, producing the protein MKQILLVSAAAAFIIALLVGPIYIPLLRRLKVGQSIRQEGPKSHFKKQGTPTMGGVIFLTSILLTTLFYAVKNSDFYLLLVVTVGYGLIGFLDDFIKVGLKRNLGLTAKQKLFGQLVIALIFYYGLLQRSFDHSIYLPGTNIGWDLGWFYLPFLIILFLATTNAVNLHDGLDGLLAGSSAITFSAYAVIAWALSEWNVATYSAVIVGAVLGFLVYNRHPAKVFMGDTGSLALGGALAGIAVLTKTELLLIILGGVYVIETLSVIIQVLSFKLRGKRVFRMSPIHHHFELVGWSEWRVVITFWIVSLIFAILGIYIEVYAA; encoded by the coding sequence ATGAAGCAGATACTACTGGTAAGTGCAGCTGCTGCTTTTATTATCGCTCTCTTGGTGGGACCTATTTATATCCCCTTGTTACGTCGCTTAAAGGTGGGTCAAAGTATTCGTCAAGAAGGACCCAAGTCCCACTTTAAAAAGCAGGGGACACCTACCATGGGTGGTGTGATCTTTTTAACCTCGATTTTGCTAACAACCTTATTCTATGCCGTCAAGAATAGTGACTTCTATCTGTTACTGGTGGTCACCGTCGGGTATGGGTTAATTGGTTTTTTAGATGATTTTATTAAAGTAGGATTAAAACGCAATCTTGGCTTAACTGCCAAGCAGAAATTATTTGGCCAGCTTGTCATCGCCCTCATCTTTTATTATGGTTTATTACAACGTTCATTTGATCATTCAATCTATCTGCCAGGAACCAACATTGGATGGGATTTGGGTTGGTTCTATTTGCCATTTTTAATCATACTCTTTCTTGCTACTACCAATGCTGTGAACCTCCACGATGGCTTGGATGGTTTACTAGCAGGAAGCAGCGCGATTACCTTCAGCGCTTATGCTGTGATTGCTTGGGCATTAAGTGAATGGAATGTTGCTACCTATAGCGCTGTGATCGTCGGTGCGGTCTTAGGATTCTTAGTATACAATCGCCATCCTGCGAAAGTCTTTATGGGGGATACGGGTTCGCTTGCTTTGGGTGGCGCGTTGGCAGGAATTGCTGTCTTGACAAAAACGGAGTTACTCTTGATTATTCTTGGTGGAGTCTATGTTATTGAGACGTTATCCGTAATCATTCAAGTCTTATCGTTCAAATTACGTGGGAAACGTGTTTTCCGAATGAGTCCCATTCATCATCATTTTGAGTTGGTTGGCTGGTCAGAATGGCGAGTTGTGATCACCTTCTGGATCGTCTCCCTCATCTTTGCCATTCTAGGAATCTATATCGAGGTGTATGCAGCATGA
- a CDS encoding UDP-N-acetylmuramoyl-L-alanyl-D-glutamate--2,6-diaminopimelate ligase, giving the protein MNLSTLIHGLPFITVVNHHECTITKITDKSNEVVPGTLFVCIPGYRVDGHQFAEEAVAKGAVAIVASQPVEVTVPTLYVRNTRRALAILLDRFYDHPTQHLRLIGVTGTNGKSTVTYLLEQIFQDAGYRTGLIGTIERKVGTTSFPTNNTTPDPVTLQETFALMRKEKTDYAMMEVSSHALTQGRVWGCKFRSAIFTNLTQDHLDYHHTKEAYAYAKSLLFAQLGNAYEGENLPVAILNGDDPASKLMAEATAAPVLTYAIHEQADVRATNVTLNSDGVQFIVESFAGSAPFALHLMGRFNVYNALAVITAALLEGLSLEQIKASLEKAHGVPGRCERVEAGQPFRVIVDYAHTPDGLQNVLQTMKEVKEGRLISVCGCGGDRDRSKRPLMAQISTQLADLSVFTSDNPRTEVPEAILQDMLTGVQNDPDATYEVIENRRDAIQYAIAQAEPGDIVIIAGKGHETYQEINGVRHHFDDREEAAEAIHLRYHR; this is encoded by the coding sequence GTGAACTTATCTACCCTCATTCATGGTTTACCCTTTATTACAGTGGTAAATCATCATGAATGTACCATTACAAAAATAACTGATAAATCGAACGAGGTTGTTCCTGGCACATTATTTGTCTGCATCCCAGGATACCGTGTAGATGGGCATCAATTTGCTGAAGAAGCGGTTGCTAAGGGAGCTGTCGCCATTGTTGCATCTCAACCAGTAGAGGTTACGGTTCCTACCCTCTATGTACGTAATACAAGACGAGCACTTGCCATTCTTTTAGATAGATTCTATGATCATCCTACTCAGCACTTGCGTTTAATTGGGGTTACTGGAACCAATGGAAAGAGTACAGTGACATATTTATTGGAGCAGATCTTTCAAGATGCTGGCTATCGAACAGGTCTGATCGGCACCATTGAACGGAAGGTTGGGACAACAAGCTTTCCAACGAATAATACCACCCCTGATCCTGTTACTCTTCAGGAAACATTTGCTTTAATGCGTAAGGAAAAAACAGATTATGCCATGATGGAGGTCTCCTCCCATGCCCTCACCCAAGGACGGGTATGGGGCTGTAAATTCCGTAGTGCTATTTTTACCAATTTGACGCAAGATCATCTGGATTATCACCATACGAAGGAAGCATACGCCTATGCAAAATCCCTGCTCTTTGCTCAGCTTGGAAATGCTTATGAAGGAGAAAATCTACCCGTTGCCATTCTTAATGGGGACGATCCTGCATCAAAGTTGATGGCAGAGGCAACTGCAGCACCAGTTCTTACCTATGCCATTCATGAACAGGCAGATGTTCGGGCGACGAATGTGACACTCAACTCAGATGGCGTACAGTTTATCGTGGAGAGCTTTGCTGGTTCTGCCCCATTTGCTCTTCACCTAATGGGGCGCTTCAATGTTTATAATGCATTAGCAGTGATTACAGCTGCATTGTTGGAAGGACTCTCCTTAGAACAGATTAAAGCCAGTCTAGAAAAGGCCCACGGGGTGCCCGGCCGCTGTGAACGAGTTGAAGCAGGCCAACCATTCCGGGTAATTGTAGATTATGCCCACACTCCTGATGGACTTCAGAATGTATTACAAACCATGAAGGAAGTGAAGGAGGGCAGATTGATCTCAGTCTGTGGCTGTGGGGGCGACCGTGATCGGAGTAAACGTCCTTTAATGGCTCAAATATCTACACAGCTGGCTGATCTATCAGTTTTTACGTCAGATAACCCACGGACAGAGGTTCCTGAGGCCATCCTACAGGATATGCTCACAGGTGTTCAAAATGATCCTGATGCAACCTATGAAGTGATTGAGAACCGCCGTGACGCAATTCAATATGCTATTGCTCAAGCAGAGCCAGGCGATATTGTGATAATTGCTGGGAAGGGCCATGAAACTTATCAAGAGATTAACGGGGTACGTCATCATTTTGATGACCGTGAAGAAGCAGCTGAAGCGATTCATCTTCGTTACCACCGGTAG